Proteins encoded by one window of Leptospira stimsonii:
- a CDS encoding DUF1564 domain-containing protein, translated as MEMLSIRADQFIESTLTERKNDVVTILVPENYYHSLGPEEQKNLRRKLPALLRRYGKFLAGASRLNARAGKILYQKDQGKMIRINFRVESGMWNILGLLALSHGVSRCFLFNYMLALDSVEVGDSIVETINAGAPTFHSYYSFIWHLDLQSKRIFRKLEFTPNPIFPIFYGDYWIRTS; from the coding sequence ATGGAAATGCTTTCAATTCGCGCGGACCAATTCATCGAATCTACTTTAACGGAAAGAAAAAACGACGTAGTGACTATTCTGGTTCCAGAAAACTATTATCATAGTCTCGGACCGGAAGAACAAAAGAATCTTAGAAGGAAACTTCCCGCACTTTTAAGAAGGTATGGAAAATTTCTCGCTGGAGCTTCTCGGCTGAACGCAAGGGCGGGAAAGATTCTTTATCAAAAAGATCAAGGCAAGATGATTCGGATCAATTTTCGGGTCGAGTCCGGAATGTGGAATATTTTGGGTCTACTTGCGCTGAGTCACGGAGTCTCTCGGTGTTTTCTTTTTAATTATATGCTGGCTTTGGATTCTGTAGAAGTTGGAGATTCTATCGTGGAAACGATAAATGCGGGAGCTCCCACATTTCACAGCTATTACAGTTTCATCTGGCACTTGGATCTGCAAAGCAAAAGGATTTTCAGAAAATTAGAGTTCACTCCGAACCCCATTTTCCCAATTTTTTACGGGGATTATTGGATAAGAACGTCTTAG
- a CDS encoding LIC_20245 family lipoprotein, with product MKKNIFYASLGIAILFLIYLVFANGETRFSGENEKLKSGLSRNTVVQDENSLFESGNFLDFSKSEVAENSETDSGSNEVSSEAAEGGYSSLSPEEKERLRKEVIQKVKPLAERFPNNSMIPRELTKEEEEKRRKDEERISEIRTALLEGREVEKPEMKFYLDSKIKRSNDMEEILEYSLKFFKDSQKNFPDSSLKIIQERLQVIQKSREELVQVKKNLDTGE from the coding sequence ATGAAAAAAAATATATTTTATGCGAGTCTTGGGATCGCCATCCTATTCTTAATTTATCTTGTTTTTGCGAACGGAGAAACTCGATTCTCCGGAGAAAATGAAAAATTGAAGAGTGGTCTGAGCAGAAATACGGTTGTTCAAGATGAGAATTCTCTTTTTGAATCCGGTAACTTTTTGGATTTTTCGAAATCGGAAGTTGCCGAAAATTCAGAGACGGACTCGGGTTCGAATGAGGTTTCTTCTGAAGCCGCCGAAGGCGGCTATTCCAGTCTTTCTCCCGAAGAAAAGGAACGGTTGAGAAAGGAAGTGATCCAGAAAGTCAAACCTCTCGCAGAACGTTTTCCGAATAACAGTATGATTCCTCGAGAATTGACAAAGGAAGAAGAGGAAAAAAGAAGAAAAGACGAAGAAAGAATTTCCGAAATTCGGACCGCGTTGCTTGAAGGAAGAGAAGTTGAAAAGCCGGAGATGAAATTCTATTTGGATTCTAAGATCAAACGATCCAATGATATGGAGGAAATCTTAGAATACAGTCTGAAGTTTTTCAAAGATTCTCAGAAAAACTTTCCCGATTCTTCTTTAAAAATCATTCAAGAGCGTTTGCAAGTGATTCAGAAAAGTAGAGAAGAGTTGGTCCAGGTTAAGAAAAATTTGGACACAGGGGAATAA
- a CDS encoding ATP-binding protein: protein MIEIAITSRISAFPILYAKSRGFFEKEGIQVQVRILESYDAILAFLGTGKIEAGEIPFTTWLDLHLKRTAPNKSIYRGMILSRMIHSFYSRYNSSTDSILDSTPYLVPVLQNTSLDKLLAQEFLRSSKFRKKISCAYVSSRPYLLEYEFSQTNTLGLIGSVQESHFLNNGFRISDGRDLPPYRLPVNMLAFSGKFAKTYPERIQKVQSAVTRAIQSLIENTNESTDHAIHESVPEFKIEADQLHYFFKQPSQDLKEMLSPSADPEELEYLGRIYWRSMDHLTEPPPVLLEALQIAAKDPIPQYPEALKSRKTALMEAQFSNKNESSLLLQKAGDRRELGDLVTDLQNLVLNIYNSKKTARLPMIPLKGTASAIRTGINSMLDYLFQEIRAKEIHNLAIDNVLMMQGLEMDKRAMELQFSEDRFSYLFEFSPIPVILLDSISGALIGGNYNFRSLTGYSKDNVNNLTLEDLFPGLSEMSEWSSPNKSAETMLRVDQAKMRLKDKSEMQVSLSITALFERARKIYQVHILFDSEKKETEQAKHEFISNISHELRSPMTNIQGYFELLRNELNSSLSKDQSGMLDVIEKNIKRLNHLIENLLKFEEVRGDDNSGLVENFDPSLVIEEVVYSNGPSAKEKGLEIEVGLLKKLKIRGIRFEFSQVITNLFVNAIKYTEKGKIEIKMIQPEAGKLEILIKDTGVGIDPKYIEKVFERFFRIPNDRNKRIGGTGLGLSISRTILHKMNGEITLESRVNGGSTFRIFLPLQTE, encoded by the coding sequence GTGATTGAAATTGCCATCACTTCCAGAATTTCGGCATTCCCCATCTTATACGCAAAGTCCCGGGGCTTTTTTGAAAAAGAAGGCATCCAAGTTCAGGTGCGGATTCTTGAGAGTTACGATGCCATATTAGCATTTTTAGGTACTGGAAAAATCGAAGCAGGAGAAATTCCGTTTACGACTTGGTTGGACCTGCATCTCAAAAGGACCGCTCCGAACAAGTCGATTTATCGAGGAATGATCCTTTCGAGAATGATTCACTCTTTTTATTCAAGATACAATTCCAGTACGGATTCGATTCTGGATAGTACGCCGTATTTAGTTCCCGTCTTGCAAAATACTTCTTTGGATAAGTTGCTTGCACAGGAATTTTTGAGATCGAGCAAGTTTCGAAAAAAAATCAGCTGTGCCTACGTCTCCTCTCGCCCTTATCTTTTGGAATATGAATTCTCCCAGACGAACACGTTAGGGTTGATCGGTTCGGTTCAGGAATCCCATTTTTTAAACAACGGCTTTAGAATTTCGGACGGAAGAGATCTTCCGCCGTATCGTCTTCCCGTGAATATGCTCGCGTTCAGCGGAAAATTCGCGAAAACGTATCCGGAACGAATTCAGAAGGTTCAGAGCGCAGTGACGAGAGCGATCCAATCCTTGATCGAGAATACGAACGAATCTACGGATCACGCGATTCACGAAAGTGTTCCCGAATTTAAGATCGAAGCGGACCAGCTTCATTATTTTTTTAAACAACCGTCTCAGGATTTAAAGGAGATGCTTTCTCCGTCGGCCGATCCGGAGGAATTGGAATATCTCGGAAGAATTTATTGGAGATCGATGGATCATTTGACAGAGCCGCCTCCCGTATTGCTGGAAGCGCTACAGATCGCCGCAAAAGACCCGATTCCTCAATATCCGGAAGCGTTGAAATCAAGAAAGACTGCTCTGATGGAAGCGCAGTTTAGTAATAAGAATGAATCCAGTCTTCTTTTACAGAAGGCGGGGGATAGAAGAGAACTGGGAGATTTGGTTACGGATCTTCAGAATCTCGTACTCAATATCTATAATTCCAAAAAAACGGCCCGTCTGCCGATGATCCCTCTTAAGGGTACTGCCTCGGCGATTCGAACAGGCATCAATTCTATGTTGGATTATCTCTTTCAAGAAATTCGTGCAAAAGAAATTCATAATTTAGCAATAGATAATGTGTTGATGATGCAGGGATTAGAGATGGACAAACGGGCGATGGAGCTTCAATTCTCCGAAGATCGTTTCAGCTATCTATTCGAATTTTCTCCGATACCCGTGATTCTTCTGGATTCCATATCCGGAGCCTTGATCGGAGGGAATTATAATTTTCGAAGTCTTACCGGATATAGTAAAGACAACGTAAACAATCTAACTCTGGAAGATTTGTTTCCCGGTTTAAGCGAAATGAGCGAGTGGTCGTCTCCCAATAAATCGGCAGAGACGATGTTGCGCGTGGATCAGGCGAAGATGAGACTCAAAGATAAATCCGAAATGCAGGTGTCTTTGAGTATTACCGCATTATTTGAAAGGGCGAGAAAAATCTATCAGGTTCATATCCTATTCGATTCCGAAAAGAAGGAAACGGAACAGGCGAAGCACGAATTTATTTCGAATATAAGTCACGAACTTCGTTCTCCAATGACGAATATACAGGGTTACTTCGAACTTTTAAGAAATGAGTTGAATTCTTCTCTTTCCAAGGATCAGAGTGGAATGTTGGACGTGATCGAGAAGAATATCAAACGATTGAATCATTTGATCGAGAACCTGTTAAAATTCGAGGAAGTGAGAGGAGACGATAATTCAGGTTTGGTTGAGAATTTCGATCCGTCTCTTGTGATCGAAGAAGTCGTTTATTCCAACGGGCCATCGGCAAAAGAGAAGGGATTGGAAATCGAAGTCGGGTTATTGAAAAAGTTGAAGATTCGAGGAATTCGTTTTGAATTCTCGCAGGTAATTACGAATCTATTCGTGAACGCGATCAAATATACGGAAAAGGGAAAGATAGAGATCAAGATGATTCAGCCCGAAGCAGGAAAGCTGGAGATCCTTATTAAGGATACGGGAGTTGGAATCGATCCGAAGTATATCGAAAAAGTGTTCGAACGGTTCTTCCGAATTCCGAACGACAGAAATAAGAGGATCGGAGGAACCGGTCTCGGTCTTTCCATCTCGAGAACGATCTTACACAAGATGAACGGAGAGATCACTTTAGAATCGAGAGTGAACGGTGGAAGCACGTTTAGAATTTTCTTACCTCTACAAACAGAATGA
- a CDS encoding lytic transglycosylase domain-containing protein produces MRIEELPTVQSILNRIREIESLPSQFVREAPAPIQKTQSANFESILKSAQEIPKPASETESWRNARGELKGVEPTLAEIIRKESEKNHLDPTLVQSVIKAESGFKANAVSPKGAIGLMQLMPSTASLLGVDDPSDPAENVAGGTKFLSDLLNKYKNLDHALAAYNAGPGAVDRYGGIPPYKETQKYVAKVKKFYEEAQ; encoded by the coding sequence ATGAGGATCGAAGAACTTCCCACCGTACAGTCCATCTTGAATCGAATCCGCGAGATCGAAAGTCTTCCGAGTCAATTTGTTCGGGAGGCTCCCGCCCCGATTCAAAAAACCCAGAGCGCGAACTTTGAATCGATTCTCAAATCGGCCCAAGAAATTCCGAAGCCTGCTTCGGAAACGGAATCCTGGAGAAACGCAAGAGGCGAACTCAAAGGCGTCGAACCTACCCTCGCTGAAATCATTCGTAAGGAATCGGAAAAGAATCACCTCGACCCAACTCTCGTCCAGAGCGTCATCAAAGCGGAATCCGGATTCAAAGCGAACGCGGTTTCCCCGAAGGGCGCAATCGGTTTGATGCAACTTATGCCGTCGACCGCGAGTCTCCTCGGCGTCGACGATCCTTCTGATCCGGCTGAAAACGTCGCCGGCGGAACGAAATTCTTAAGCGATCTCTTAAATAAATATAAGAATTTAGATCACGCCCTTGCGGCTTACAACGCAGGCCCGGGCGCCGTCGATCGATACGGTGGAATTCCACCTTACAAAGAAACTCAGAAATACGTCGCGAAAGTCAAAAAATTCTACGAAGAAGCTCAATAG
- a CDS encoding Cys-rich protein, with product MNSTLRHLVRYAPVYVLLILMFGVMLIKYGRAIQKNEFYSEESKEVCLTYCTKLTGCVTEMFPGMVAKEQSAKIENSCLRGCRKHFDKMQVCLSEIETASCKTLTGCLETEIKKYY from the coding sequence ATGAATTCTACACTTCGACATCTGGTCCGGTACGCACCGGTTTATGTACTTTTGATTTTGATGTTCGGTGTAATGCTCATCAAATACGGAAGGGCGATTCAAAAGAACGAGTTCTATTCGGAAGAATCCAAAGAAGTGTGTCTAACGTATTGTACAAAATTGACGGGCTGTGTAACGGAAATGTTTCCCGGAATGGTGGCAAAGGAACAATCCGCGAAGATCGAAAATTCATGTCTTAGAGGATGCAGAAAACACTTCGACAAGATGCAGGTTTGTCTCTCCGAAATCGAAACCGCGAGTTGCAAAACTCTCACGGGATGTCTCGAAACCGAAATTAAAAAATACTATTGA
- a CDS encoding ArnT family glycosyltransferase, which yields MTPNSSRKIGSSFISSVSQEGSLQKISSNRRDLLIAAVLFVISVLLLFPNIGSRAVLPQGDEEMHIATIRESIQSGEILFPRFEGIMNLYKPPVLFWTGIASDLIFGMSLTAERLPSLFLFAGTGILIYFALRLFKAAPIYSAIIASSYLLTLGVFKFSRLVMMEALMTFLLTLSTFLLLVFFKKKNRSYLIGAAFVSGFACLVKGPLFQVYSGTLLAGWAFLHAFQFTANGEWSGKKRFFRMTLDQILFHTISLGVLALWGGILTSLSPAGSAFLKVFFFTENLGKFSNATTNQNELIILLGWVLYCLPFTPFLLETMSKSILKVAPSFGGMIGRTLIFSTVAISIIHELPNRKDYYYILPLIPLAFIGVGLYFSRSEQESALSGTLSRNFQFLVVVSIVLGLGKILLDFRSGQEAWVDLLWVGFANLVGAFWMIPERKTVLYKTSLTLLLGTGFMFYLQLILIPSVNLPDVPLSGRIQESKNLCVISENPWVALTFKNALPTAKVEHSLPGAQRNCMDGKRDVVVYRTKASLPNVYSPAQSWSIWKRDLGVKEILIHQDWYDRIQLYSSEAILSENSKSVNK from the coding sequence ATGACGCCAAACTCCTCCCGGAAGATCGGTTCTTCTTTCATTTCCAGTGTTTCGCAGGAAGGTTCTTTACAAAAGATTTCTTCGAATCGAAGGGACCTCCTGATCGCGGCGGTTCTCTTTGTGATTTCGGTGCTTCTTTTATTTCCCAACATCGGATCAAGGGCAGTGCTTCCTCAAGGAGACGAAGAGATGCACATCGCCACGATTCGAGAGAGCATTCAGAGCGGAGAAATTCTTTTCCCCAGATTCGAAGGGATCATGAACCTATATAAACCACCCGTACTCTTTTGGACTGGTATCGCATCCGATTTGATTTTTGGTATGAGTCTAACTGCGGAAAGACTTCCTTCTTTGTTTCTCTTTGCAGGTACGGGAATTTTGATTTATTTCGCTTTGAGGCTTTTCAAAGCGGCTCCGATCTATTCTGCGATCATCGCATCCAGTTATCTTCTTACCTTGGGAGTTTTTAAATTTTCGAGACTAGTGATGATGGAAGCGTTGATGACTTTTCTTCTTACGCTTTCCACGTTTCTCTTGCTCGTATTTTTCAAAAAGAAAAATCGTTCTTATTTGATCGGAGCCGCCTTCGTATCCGGGTTTGCTTGTTTGGTAAAAGGGCCATTGTTCCAAGTATATTCCGGAACTTTGTTGGCGGGTTGGGCGTTCCTTCACGCGTTTCAATTCACAGCCAATGGAGAATGGTCCGGTAAAAAAAGATTTTTCAGGATGACATTGGATCAGATTCTCTTTCACACGATTTCTCTCGGCGTCCTTGCGCTCTGGGGAGGAATTCTGACTTCACTTTCACCGGCAGGAAGCGCCTTTCTCAAAGTATTCTTTTTTACCGAGAACTTAGGAAAATTTTCTAACGCTACGACGAATCAAAATGAGTTGATTATCCTTTTGGGGTGGGTCCTGTACTGTCTTCCTTTTACACCTTTCCTTTTGGAAACGATGTCGAAGTCGATTCTAAAAGTAGCTCCTAGTTTTGGAGGAATGATAGGCAGGACCCTTATTTTTTCTACGGTTGCAATTTCCATAATACACGAATTGCCGAATCGAAAGGATTATTACTATATTCTTCCGTTGATTCCTCTAGCGTTTATCGGAGTCGGCCTGTATTTTTCCAGAAGCGAACAAGAATCCGCGTTATCCGGAACACTATCGAGAAACTTTCAATTTTTGGTCGTGGTCTCCATCGTCTTAGGACTCGGTAAGATCCTTTTGGATTTTCGGTCAGGGCAGGAAGCATGGGTGGATCTCCTCTGGGTCGGTTTTGCGAATCTTGTAGGAGCCTTCTGGATGATTCCCGAAAGAAAAACGGTGCTTTATAAGACTTCCCTGACTCTCTTACTCGGAACCGGATTCATGTTTTATCTGCAACTGATTCTGATTCCTTCGGTAAATCTTCCCGACGTTCCTTTGAGTGGAAGAATCCAGGAAAGTAAGAATCTTTGTGTCATATCCGAAAATCCTTGGGTTGCATTGACGTTTAAGAACGCATTGCCTACCGCGAAGGTGGAACATTCTTTACCCGGAGCGCAGAGGAATTGTATGGATGGAAAACGAGACGTAGTTGTTTACAGAACGAAAGCTTCGCTTCCGAACGTCTATTCGCCCGCACAGTCTTGGTCGATTTGGAAAAGAGATCTGGGAGTTAAAGAAATTCTAATACACCAGGATTGGTACGATAGAATCCAACTTTACAGCTCCGAGGCGATTCTTTCCGAAAACTCGAAGTCGGTTAACAAATGA
- a CDS encoding TetR/AcrR family transcriptional regulator, translating to MKSARSKANNSEQLIKDENACETIIRKRDRSATETAILLAAIQVFAKKGYDAANTKDIAKLANANEALIFRYFGNKKGLLEAILTRSDEINSDETSTRQKNQESYQDLEASLQYSMSGKCRDFREAEDFMKVAVSQIILDPEVSQIIQKKIYTKALPEFTAELEKFKKAGKIDPKADLKSIAYAISSLTFALGFMGQCVYKIPPAEIQATIKEIARVIRKGLEPETKKKSSK from the coding sequence ATGAAATCGGCAAGGTCGAAGGCAAACAACTCAGAACAACTCATAAAGGATGAAAATGCTTGTGAAACGATCATCCGAAAACGGGACCGTTCGGCCACCGAAACCGCCATTCTCTTAGCCGCCATACAAGTTTTTGCGAAAAAAGGATATGATGCGGCCAATACAAAAGATATTGCGAAACTTGCCAATGCCAACGAAGCCTTGATCTTTCGTTACTTTGGAAACAAAAAAGGTCTTTTGGAAGCCATTCTTACCCGATCCGATGAAATCAATTCGGATGAAACCTCAACGCGTCAAAAAAACCAAGAGAGTTATCAAGATTTAGAAGCAAGTCTTCAGTATTCCATGTCCGGAAAATGCAGAGACTTTCGAGAAGCCGAAGATTTTATGAAAGTCGCGGTGAGCCAAATCATCTTGGATCCGGAAGTCAGTCAGATCATCCAGAAAAAAATCTATACGAAGGCTCTTCCCGAGTTCACCGCCGAACTTGAGAAATTCAAGAAGGCTGGGAAAATCGACCCCAAAGCGGACCTCAAATCGATCGCTTATGCAATCTCATCTCTTACCTTCGCGTTAGGTTTTATGGGCCAGTGCGTCTATAAAATTCCCCCAGCAGAAATCCAAGCTACGATTAAAGAAATTGCAAGAGTCATCAGAAAAGGTTTGGAACCCGAAACGAAGAAAAAATCTTCGAAGTAA
- a CDS encoding aconitate hydratase — translation MAFDIEMIRARYAKIGDLVTKARNVVGRPLTLTEKILYSHLWDGEPKTAYEKGKSYVDFAPDRVAMQDATAQMALLQFMSAGRNTVAVPSTVHCDHLIQAKDGATEDLKTANDVNKEVYDFLSSVSNKYGIGFWKPGAGIIHQVVLENYAFPGGMMIGTDSHTVNAGGLGMIAIGVGGADAVDVMAGMAWELKFPKLIGVKLTGKLSGWASSKDVILKVAGILTVKGGTGAIVEYFGEGAESLSCTGKGTICNMGAEIGATTSVFGYDQNMKEYLLNTNRKDVAELADKIKEHLNGDKEVYADPSKYFDQVIEINLSELEPHINGPFTPDLATPLSKFKEAVAKNGWPTNLEVGLIGSCTNSSYEDITRAASIAKQASEKNLEVKAEYTVTPGSEMIRYTIERDGLIKTFSDIGGVVLANACGPCIGQWSRQTKDPERKNSIITSFNRNFAKRNDGFAGTHAFVASPEIVTAFAIAGKLDFNPLTDTLKSKDGKEVKLDPPTGLDFPPKGFDVKDAGFLAPAEDGSKVNVAVDPKSDRLQLLSPFTPWEGTDLKGLKLLIKAKGKCTTDHISMAGPWLKYRGHLDNISNNLLIGAVNAFNDKTNAVKNQLTGEYEPVPQTARAYKAKGIGSIVVGDENYGEGSSREHAAMEPRHLGARAVLVKSFARIHETNLKKQGMLALTFADKADYDKIQEEDTIDILGLTSFQEGTPLTLVLHHKDGSKNEIKVNHTFNAQQIAWFKAGSALNLISEEQRKKG, via the coding sequence ATGGCATTCGATATAGAAATGATTCGCGCCCGATACGCAAAGATCGGGGATCTTGTTACAAAAGCGAGAAACGTTGTTGGACGACCTCTTACTCTTACCGAAAAAATCCTCTATTCTCATCTCTGGGACGGGGAACCAAAAACAGCTTACGAAAAAGGAAAGTCTTATGTGGACTTTGCTCCCGACAGAGTGGCGATGCAGGACGCGACCGCGCAGATGGCGCTTCTTCAGTTTATGTCCGCAGGAAGAAACACCGTCGCTGTTCCTTCTACGGTACATTGTGATCACCTGATTCAAGCAAAAGACGGCGCAACGGAAGATCTAAAAACCGCAAACGACGTAAACAAAGAAGTCTATGATTTTCTTTCTTCCGTTTCCAACAAGTACGGAATCGGATTCTGGAAACCGGGTGCGGGAATCATTCACCAAGTCGTATTAGAAAATTATGCATTCCCCGGCGGAATGATGATCGGAACTGATTCTCATACCGTAAACGCGGGTGGCCTCGGAATGATCGCGATCGGAGTCGGTGGGGCCGACGCGGTGGACGTGATGGCGGGAATGGCTTGGGAATTAAAATTCCCAAAACTCATCGGAGTAAAACTCACCGGTAAACTTTCCGGTTGGGCTTCTTCGAAAGACGTTATCTTAAAAGTGGCCGGAATTCTTACCGTAAAAGGTGGAACCGGCGCGATCGTAGAATACTTCGGAGAAGGCGCGGAAAGCCTTTCCTGCACTGGAAAAGGAACGATCTGTAATATGGGCGCGGAGATCGGAGCTACCACTTCCGTTTTCGGTTACGACCAGAACATGAAAGAATATCTCTTGAACACGAATCGTAAAGACGTTGCGGAACTCGCGGACAAAATCAAGGAACATCTCAATGGAGACAAAGAAGTCTACGCGGATCCTTCGAAATATTTCGATCAGGTGATCGAGATCAATCTTTCCGAACTCGAACCACATATCAACGGTCCGTTTACTCCCGATTTGGCGACTCCTCTTTCCAAGTTCAAGGAAGCGGTCGCGAAAAACGGTTGGCCGACCAACTTGGAAGTCGGACTCATCGGTTCCTGTACGAATTCTTCTTATGAAGATATCACACGCGCGGCTTCGATCGCAAAACAAGCTTCCGAGAAGAATCTGGAAGTCAAAGCGGAATACACCGTGACTCCGGGTTCTGAGATGATTCGTTATACGATCGAAAGAGACGGACTCATCAAAACATTCTCCGATATTGGAGGAGTGGTTCTCGCGAACGCTTGCGGTCCTTGTATCGGTCAGTGGAGTCGTCAGACAAAAGATCCGGAAAGAAAGAATTCTATCATCACTTCGTTTAACAGAAACTTTGCGAAGAGAAACGACGGCTTTGCGGGAACTCACGCGTTTGTCGCGTCACCCGAAATCGTAACCGCATTTGCGATCGCCGGAAAATTGGATTTTAATCCGTTAACCGACACTCTGAAGAGTAAAGACGGAAAAGAAGTAAAACTCGATCCTCCTACTGGTTTGGATTTTCCTCCAAAAGGTTTCGACGTAAAGGACGCGGGCTTTCTCGCGCCGGCAGAAGACGGCTCCAAAGTAAACGTTGCGGTGGATCCCAAATCCGATCGTCTTCAATTGCTTTCTCCGTTTACTCCTTGGGAAGGAACCGATCTAAAAGGATTAAAACTTCTCATCAAGGCGAAGGGAAAGTGTACGACAGACCATATTTCGATGGCCGGTCCTTGGTTGAAATACAGAGGACATTTGGATAACATCTCCAATAACCTTTTGATCGGCGCGGTAAACGCCTTTAACGATAAAACCAACGCGGTGAAGAATCAGCTAACGGGAGAATACGAACCCGTTCCTCAAACCGCAAGAGCTTACAAGGCAAAGGGGATCGGATCGATCGTAGTAGGGGACGAAAACTACGGAGAAGGTTCTTCGAGAGAACACGCGGCCATGGAACCGAGACATCTCGGCGCGAGAGCGGTTCTTGTGAAATCCTTTGCGAGAATTCACGAAACCAACTTAAAGAAGCAGGGGATGCTTGCTCTTACGTTTGCAGACAAAGCGGACTATGATAAAATTCAAGAAGAGGATACGATCGACATTCTCGGTCTGACTTCTTTTCAAGAAGGAACTCCTCTGACTCTCGTTTTACACCACAAAGACGGATCTAAGAATGAGATCAAAGTGAATCATACGTTCAATGCTCAGCAGATTGCTTGGTTCAAAGCGGGAAGCGCTCTGAACCTGATCAGCGAAGAACAAAGAAAGAAAGGGTAA
- a CDS encoding OmpA family protein translates to MQGMNSSLNLGAAGIMAKKENYYVTIKGRKYDRELIQLAEEFTSSKRDGRISVNDAKQLLKAVKDNNSYTDIEKNTIEHIRENYKFTEKADEWFRTEVRKWAAKRVQDGKKKSEKSVSLHVPEEESPEANFPASWGEEDVGTPQESPAREYTNYIPTPSAKPHLKKDKTVPILIFLAGLLILLGLIYFFWTLFSSENKERPIETARVVEEKVLPKENVGTPKEEKNLPSKENKAESEKQSSFSWFGKGDAETFSSNPKFKTIETNPIRFEKNSIQVHKESRPSLNQLSRWMKEDSKIRVKIIGHTSLEGTEAVNRKVSLLRAEMVRDYLVGNGISGDRFEIIPKGASVPIGDNSKEEGKEKNRRVELRIQN, encoded by the coding sequence TTGCAGGGAATGAATTCTTCCCTAAATCTTGGTGCGGCGGGGATCATGGCGAAAAAAGAAAACTACTACGTTACAATCAAGGGTAGAAAGTACGACCGAGAGCTCATTCAGCTTGCGGAAGAATTTACTTCGAGCAAACGCGATGGTAGAATTTCGGTGAACGACGCGAAGCAACTCTTAAAAGCGGTAAAAGATAATAACAGTTATACGGATATCGAGAAAAATACGATCGAGCACATTCGGGAAAATTACAAATTCACGGAAAAAGCGGACGAATGGTTTCGGACCGAAGTTCGAAAATGGGCGGCAAAACGGGTTCAAGACGGCAAAAAGAAGAGTGAGAAAAGTGTCTCTCTTCACGTTCCGGAAGAAGAATCTCCTGAGGCAAATTTCCCCGCGAGTTGGGGAGAAGAAGACGTGGGAACTCCCCAAGAATCTCCAGCGAGAGAATACACGAATTATATCCCGACTCCTTCCGCAAAGCCGCATCTTAAAAAGGACAAGACGGTTCCGATTCTTATCTTCCTCGCTGGACTTCTGATTCTTCTTGGATTGATCTATTTTTTCTGGACCCTTTTCTCATCCGAGAATAAAGAAAGACCGATCGAAACGGCAAGAGTCGTTGAAGAGAAAGTTCTCCCGAAGGAAAATGTGGGAACTCCCAAAGAAGAAAAAAATCTTCCCTCAAAAGAGAACAAGGCAGAATCCGAAAAACAATCCTCTTTCTCTTGGTTTGGAAAAGGGGACGCGGAAACATTCTCTTCCAATCCGAAATTCAAGACGATTGAAACAAATCCGATTCGCTTTGAGAAAAATAGCATCCAGGTTCATAAGGAATCGAGACCAAGTCTCAATCAACTTTCAAGATGGATGAAAGAGGATTCTAAGATTCGTGTGAAAATCATCGGGCATACGTCTCTCGAAGGAACAGAGGCCGTAAACCGAAAGGTTTCCCTTCTCCGGGCCGAGATGGTTCGGGATTATCTTGTCGGAAACGGGATTTCCGGAGATCGATTTGAAATCATTCCTAAAGGTGCGAGTGTTCCGATTGGAGACAATTCCAAAGAGGAAGGAAAGGAAAAGAATCGAAGGGTAGAACTTAGAATTCAGAACTAA